A genomic segment from Polyangium mundeleinium encodes:
- a CDS encoding serine/threonine-protein kinase — protein MVPEFSQASDRFLIEGRAGSGGMGDIYKATDQLTGQEVALKLLRDSATPQERVRFMREIAILADLRHPNIVQYVTHGTWNDGRLFFAMEWLDGEDLGQRQRRAPLGMRDAVEVVRRSAAAMAAIHARNVVHRDLKLSNIFLVRGKGTAIKLIDFGVVKPPVPDEYQTERGTIIGTPHFMAPEQARGEPIDERADVYSLGAVLFRLVTGRNVFETEHVIALLGRLVLEDPPNPQSIRFDVPEALADVILRSVARSREDRFENSGELARALARVGQLNNDPPATDRSSASAVRSLPGQKPITITDAGAPPVPASRPGSAERRVVASVLFELAGARLDAEADQKLRAVLGDDTRLEPLLDQQMVAVLGVEHSRGDEVMRAARAALVVTQALPTARAAVAIGLAIRGRANLAGQALERAVGQIELASLGTVRVDTHAASALEGRFVLQADARGGVLLREDTSGFVARQLLGRPTPTVGREKEIALLQGIYGELLEDATPRGALVLGAVGIGKSRVRSELVQRLELAPVRPELLICRGDSLSQTSSLSALGRALRAVMGLQDGEAPADQVVKVRRHVASRLPPGQRFVAGFLGELVGVTFPDQDDEPLRAARASAELMQARLRMSLEAYVRAEADRAPQVLVLEDVHWADDTTLEMVDWLLGCADLRFAVFAFGRTELASRLGALWERRNITRLSLAPLSPLAADRLVSAALPGMDAATRANLVKRADGNALFLEELVRCAAEGRNELPLTVQAVVQLRLDRMSSKVREVLRAASVFGQSFWTGGVTALIGRSVGLELSELFAAEIVARQPESRIAGEDEWIFRQALVRDAAYEAILDEDRAALHLAAGNWLESVGDVDAGLIARHADAGGAHERAARLYARATKQAYTNGAQLETALELANRGLACGATGEVRVQLLVARAQFSIFMGRLLDGIAAAEEAAQLARAGSDMWGEAQRLAAAALIESGRAAEGDDRAARALTPPYANTLSPPIRASLLAVRVRGLVDRLQPGEAMRVANDAVEAARASGASEALVRALDARLFAIAHMNDPSEVVTTGASLIEVAESISDIAFATRGRLNVGSALNHLGMFEEAQSMLERALFDARARRMRILEAFALHNLGMSYARLGNLDLGIDHQRQAARIADETNAARLRVNTRIYETIFLVWRGAPGDLATALSLARWAIEETRAQPALQVLALFALSRVQLARRAVDAAVETARDANARLASAPVEEWEEGIRVTLVEALLSVGEDEEANAVLDAAFTALTERVRTIRMPHHREAFVRRNEEVYRIVQYAYHRLGRYFQAGT, from the coding sequence GTGGTCCCGGAGTTCAGTCAGGCGTCGGACCGGTTCCTCATCGAAGGTCGCGCAGGCAGCGGCGGCATGGGGGACATTTACAAGGCGACCGACCAGCTCACGGGACAGGAAGTCGCGCTGAAGCTCCTGCGCGACAGCGCGACGCCGCAGGAGCGCGTGCGGTTCATGCGCGAGATCGCCATTCTCGCGGACCTGCGTCACCCGAACATCGTCCAGTACGTCACGCACGGGACGTGGAACGACGGGCGGCTGTTCTTCGCGATGGAATGGCTCGACGGCGAGGACCTCGGCCAGCGACAGCGGCGCGCGCCGCTCGGCATGCGCGACGCGGTGGAGGTCGTCCGGCGATCGGCCGCGGCGATGGCCGCGATCCACGCGCGAAACGTTGTTCATCGCGACCTCAAGCTCTCGAACATCTTCCTCGTCCGCGGCAAGGGCACGGCCATCAAGCTGATCGATTTCGGCGTGGTGAAGCCGCCCGTCCCCGACGAGTACCAGACCGAGCGCGGGACGATCATCGGGACGCCGCATTTCATGGCCCCCGAGCAGGCCCGCGGCGAGCCGATCGACGAGCGCGCCGACGTGTACTCGCTCGGCGCGGTGCTGTTCCGCCTCGTGACGGGACGGAACGTCTTCGAGACGGAGCACGTGATCGCGCTGCTCGGCCGCCTCGTGCTGGAAGATCCGCCGAACCCGCAGAGCATCCGCTTCGACGTGCCCGAGGCGCTCGCCGACGTGATCCTGCGCTCGGTCGCGCGAAGCCGCGAGGATCGCTTCGAAAACAGCGGCGAGCTCGCCCGCGCCCTCGCCCGCGTCGGCCAGCTCAACAACGATCCGCCCGCGACCGATCGCAGCAGCGCCTCGGCGGTCCGCTCCCTCCCCGGCCAGAAGCCGATCACCATCACCGACGCTGGCGCGCCGCCCGTGCCCGCCTCGCGCCCCGGATCCGCCGAGCGCCGCGTGGTCGCCTCCGTGCTCTTCGAGCTCGCCGGCGCGCGCCTCGACGCCGAGGCCGATCAGAAGCTGCGCGCCGTGCTCGGCGACGACACGCGCCTCGAACCGCTGCTCGATCAGCAGATGGTGGCCGTGCTCGGCGTGGAGCACTCGCGCGGGGACGAGGTGATGCGCGCCGCCCGCGCCGCGCTCGTGGTGACGCAAGCGCTGCCGACGGCGCGCGCCGCCGTGGCGATTGGCCTGGCGATCCGCGGCCGGGCGAACCTCGCAGGCCAGGCGCTCGAGCGCGCCGTGGGCCAGATCGAGCTCGCGAGCCTGGGCACGGTCCGCGTCGATACGCACGCCGCGAGCGCGCTCGAAGGTCGGTTCGTCCTGCAAGCCGATGCGCGCGGGGGCGTGCTGCTGCGCGAGGACACGAGCGGGTTCGTCGCGCGCCAGCTCCTCGGCCGTCCCACGCCGACCGTGGGCCGCGAGAAGGAGATCGCGCTCCTGCAAGGCATCTACGGCGAGCTCCTGGAGGACGCGACGCCGCGCGGCGCGCTCGTCCTCGGCGCCGTGGGCATCGGCAAGAGCCGCGTGCGGAGCGAGCTCGTGCAGCGGCTGGAACTCGCGCCGGTGCGCCCGGAGCTGCTCATCTGCCGCGGCGATTCGCTCAGCCAGACGTCGAGCCTGTCCGCGCTGGGCCGCGCGCTTCGCGCCGTGATGGGCCTGCAGGACGGCGAGGCGCCGGCCGATCAGGTGGTGAAGGTGCGCAGGCACGTGGCCTCGCGCCTGCCACCGGGACAACGCTTCGTCGCGGGGTTCTTGGGGGAGCTCGTCGGCGTGACGTTCCCGGATCAGGACGACGAGCCGCTGCGGGCCGCGCGCGCGAGCGCCGAGCTGATGCAGGCGCGCCTGCGCATGTCGCTCGAAGCGTACGTCCGCGCCGAGGCGGATCGCGCGCCGCAAGTGCTCGTGCTCGAAGACGTGCACTGGGCCGACGACACGACGCTCGAAATGGTCGACTGGCTGCTCGGCTGCGCGGACCTGCGTTTCGCCGTGTTCGCCTTCGGCCGCACGGAGCTCGCCTCGCGACTCGGCGCGCTCTGGGAGCGCCGCAACATCACGCGTCTGTCGCTCGCGCCACTCTCCCCGCTCGCCGCCGATCGCCTCGTCTCCGCGGCCCTGCCGGGCATGGACGCGGCCACGCGGGCGAACCTCGTGAAGCGCGCCGACGGCAACGCGCTCTTTTTGGAGGAGCTCGTCCGCTGCGCCGCCGAAGGCCGCAACGAGCTGCCGCTCACGGTCCAGGCCGTGGTGCAGCTCCGCCTCGATCGTATGTCCTCCAAGGTCCGCGAGGTCCTGCGCGCGGCCTCCGTCTTCGGCCAGTCGTTCTGGACCGGCGGCGTGACCGCGCTCATCGGACGAAGCGTGGGCCTGGAGCTCTCGGAGCTCTTCGCCGCGGAGATCGTGGCCCGCCAGCCGGAGTCGCGGATCGCCGGGGAAGACGAGTGGATCTTCCGCCAGGCGCTCGTGCGGGACGCCGCGTACGAGGCGATCCTCGACGAGGATCGCGCCGCGCTGCACCTCGCCGCGGGCAACTGGCTCGAATCCGTGGGCGACGTCGACGCGGGCCTCATCGCGCGGCACGCGGACGCAGGTGGCGCGCACGAGCGCGCGGCGCGGCTTTACGCGCGTGCCACGAAGCAGGCCTACACGAACGGCGCGCAGCTCGAGACGGCCCTGGAGCTCGCGAACCGCGGCCTCGCCTGCGGCGCGACCGGCGAGGTGCGCGTGCAGCTCCTCGTCGCGCGGGCGCAGTTCTCGATCTTCATGGGCCGGCTGCTCGACGGGATCGCCGCGGCCGAGGAAGCGGCGCAGCTCGCGCGCGCCGGCTCGGACATGTGGGGCGAGGCGCAGCGGCTCGCAGCGGCCGCGCTCATCGAGTCGGGCCGCGCCGCCGAAGGCGACGATCGCGCGGCCAGGGCCCTGACGCCGCCCTACGCGAACACGCTCTCGCCGCCGATCCGCGCGAGCCTGCTCGCGGTGCGCGTCCGCGGCCTCGTCGATCGCCTGCAGCCCGGCGAGGCGATGCGCGTGGCGAACGACGCCGTCGAAGCGGCCCGCGCCTCCGGGGCCAGCGAAGCGCTCGTACGCGCCCTCGACGCGCGGCTCTTCGCGATCGCCCACATGAACGACCCGTCCGAGGTCGTCACCACGGGCGCGTCGCTCATCGAGGTCGCCGAGAGCATCAGCGACATCGCCTTTGCCACGCGCGGCCGCCTTAACGTGGGCTCGGCGCTGAACCACCTCGGCATGTTCGAGGAGGCGCAGTCGATGCTGGAGCGCGCGCTCTTCGACGCCCGCGCGCGCCGCATGCGCATCCTGGAAGCCTTCGCGCTGCACAACCTCGGCATGAGCTACGCGCGCCTCGGCAACCTCGATCTCGGCATCGACCACCAGCGCCAGGCCGCCCGCATCGCCGACGAGACGAACGCCGCGCGCCTGCGGGTGAACACGCGCATCTACGAGACGATCTTCCTCGTCTGGCGCGGCGCCCCGGGCGACCTCGCCACCGCGCTGAGCCTGGCCCGCTGGGCGATCGAGGAGACGCGCGCGCAGCCGGCCCTCCAGGTCCTCGCGCTCTTCGCGCTCTCCCGCGTCCAGCTCGCCCGGCGCGCCGTCGACGCCGCGGTCGAGACCGCTCGGGACGCGAACGCGCGCCTCGCCTCGGCGCCCGTCGAGGAGTGGGAAGAGGGCATTCGCGTGACGCTCGTCGAAGCCCTGCTCTCGGTCGGTGAGGACGAAGAGGCGAACGCCGTCCTCGACGCGGCCTTCACGGCCCTCACGGAGCGCGTCCGCACGATCCGCATGCCTCACCATCGCGAGGCGTTCGTTCGTCGCAACGAAGAGGTCTATCGGATCGTCCAGTATGCCTACCACCGGCTGGGCCGGTATTTTCAGGCAGGCACCTGA
- a CDS encoding glycogen/starch/alpha-glucan phosphorylase, translated as MTSFFQGPPAPPDGAFAASAQDPVPSRVRVEDDRTGMHPAALRRAFTDHVQFSRARDFEAATSFDRFVALSLAVRDRLVERWSQTQRTYYEKDVKRAYYLSAEFLLGRALQSNLQALGVEETYRTVLKELGIDLDEMMELEHDAGLGNGGLGRLAACILESMATLELPGQGYGIRYEFGIFEQIIRDGAQVERADEWLKFGNPWEIERPEYAVTVGFGGRTEMVQDGRGGYRVLWNPADHVLGVPYDTPIAGHGSGTVNTLRLWAARAHEDFDFGLFNAGDYVSAVQQKNASEVISKVLYPNDNFDKGKELRLRQEYFFVACSIHDIVWRYTKTHDDFSKFGDKVAIQLNDTHPAIAIAELMRVLVDEHALSWDEAWTQTVRAFGYTNHTLLPEALERWPVALFERILPRHLEIIQEINRRLLRAVTVAFPYDQGRARRMSIFEEGPERMVRMAHLAVIGSHSVNGVAKLHSELVRTSLFRDFHEFWPERFSNKTNGVTPRRWLFACNPKLSRLITSRIGPRFVTELERLAELEPAVDDPSFLAELRAIKRANKEALARIVKRDLGFDVDVRAIFDVQIKRLHEYKRQLLNALHIVTLYLRAKRGERVHPRLFIFGAKAAPGYRQAKLIIKLIHAIASVVNGDSRVPELKVAFLPNYRVSLAEKIIPAADLSEQISTAGMEASGTGNMKLAMNGALTIGTYDGANIEIREAVGAENFFLFGLTAEEVEARLASGVPGRAAYEADPELREAIDFIRTGFFSPDEPDAFHPLVDELLGRDRYLVMSDFRAYADAQKVVERAFLDEEGWSRKAALNIARVGGFSSDRTVLEYANEIWRIEPCPIRLVPEEPAAE; from the coding sequence ATGACCTCCTTCTTCCAGGGCCCTCCCGCGCCGCCCGACGGCGCCTTCGCCGCCTCTGCCCAAGACCCCGTGCCCTCGCGCGTCCGCGTCGAGGACGACCGGACGGGCATGCACCCCGCCGCCCTCCGCCGTGCGTTCACCGACCACGTGCAGTTCTCGCGCGCCCGCGACTTCGAGGCCGCGACGAGCTTCGACCGCTTCGTCGCGCTCTCGCTCGCCGTCCGCGACCGCCTCGTGGAGCGCTGGTCGCAAACGCAGCGCACCTACTACGAGAAGGACGTCAAGCGCGCCTACTACCTCTCGGCCGAGTTCCTCCTCGGCCGCGCGCTCCAGTCGAACCTGCAGGCCCTCGGCGTCGAGGAGACCTACCGCACGGTCCTGAAGGAGCTCGGGATCGACCTCGACGAGATGATGGAGCTCGAGCACGACGCGGGCCTCGGCAACGGCGGCCTCGGGCGCCTCGCCGCCTGCATCCTCGAATCGATGGCCACGCTGGAGTTGCCTGGCCAGGGCTACGGCATCCGGTACGAGTTCGGCATTTTCGAGCAAATCATTCGCGACGGCGCGCAGGTCGAGCGTGCCGACGAGTGGCTGAAATTCGGCAATCCCTGGGAAATCGAGCGACCCGAGTACGCCGTCACCGTTGGCTTCGGCGGCCGCACCGAGATGGTCCAGGACGGCCGCGGCGGCTACCGCGTCCTCTGGAACCCGGCCGATCACGTGCTCGGCGTGCCTTACGACACGCCCATCGCGGGCCACGGCTCGGGCACCGTGAACACGCTGCGCCTCTGGGCGGCCCGCGCCCACGAGGACTTCGACTTCGGCCTCTTCAACGCCGGCGACTACGTGAGCGCGGTCCAGCAGAAGAACGCCTCCGAGGTCATCTCCAAGGTCCTCTACCCGAACGACAACTTCGACAAGGGCAAGGAGCTAAGGCTCCGGCAGGAGTATTTCTTCGTCGCCTGCTCGATCCACGACATCGTCTGGCGTTATACGAAGACCCACGATGACTTCTCGAAGTTCGGCGACAAGGTCGCGATCCAGCTCAACGACACGCACCCGGCGATCGCCATCGCCGAGCTCATGCGCGTGCTCGTCGACGAGCATGCCCTCTCCTGGGACGAGGCCTGGACGCAGACCGTGCGGGCCTTCGGCTACACGAACCACACGCTCCTGCCCGAGGCGCTCGAGCGCTGGCCCGTCGCGCTCTTCGAGCGCATCTTGCCGCGCCACCTGGAGATCATCCAGGAGATCAACCGGCGCCTGCTCCGCGCGGTGACCGTCGCCTTCCCCTACGATCAAGGCCGCGCCCGGCGCATGAGCATCTTCGAGGAGGGCCCCGAGCGGATGGTCCGCATGGCGCACCTCGCAGTCATCGGATCGCACTCGGTCAACGGCGTCGCCAAGCTCCACAGCGAGCTCGTGCGCACCTCGCTCTTCCGCGACTTCCACGAGTTCTGGCCCGAGCGCTTCAGCAACAAGACGAACGGCGTCACGCCGCGCCGCTGGCTCTTCGCCTGCAACCCCAAGCTCTCCCGGCTCATCACCTCCCGCATCGGCCCGCGCTTCGTCACCGAGCTCGAGCGCCTCGCCGAGCTCGAGCCCGCCGTGGACGATCCGTCGTTCCTCGCCGAGCTCCGGGCGATCAAGCGCGCGAACAAGGAGGCGCTGGCCCGCATCGTCAAGCGTGATCTCGGCTTCGACGTCGACGTCCGCGCGATCTTCGACGTCCAGATCAAGCGCCTGCACGAATACAAGCGCCAGCTCTTGAACGCGCTCCACATCGTCACGCTCTACCTGCGCGCCAAGCGCGGCGAGCGCGTGCACCCGCGGCTCTTCATCTTCGGCGCCAAGGCCGCGCCCGGGTATCGGCAGGCCAAGCTCATCATCAAGCTCATCCACGCCATCGCCTCCGTCGTGAATGGCGACAGCCGCGTCCCCGAGCTCAAGGTCGCCTTCCTGCCGAACTACCGCGTCTCGCTCGCCGAGAAGATCATCCCGGCAGCCGACCTCTCCGAGCAGATCTCGACGGCCGGCATGGAGGCCTCCGGCACCGGCAACATGAAGCTCGCGATGAACGGCGCGCTCACGATCGGCACCTACGACGGCGCCAACATCGAGATCCGCGAGGCCGTCGGGGCCGAAAACTTCTTCCTCTTCGGGCTCACGGCCGAGGAGGTCGAGGCGCGCCTCGCGTCGGGCGTGCCCGGCCGCGCCGCGTACGAGGCCGATCCCGAGCTCCGCGAGGCGATCGACTTCATCCGCACCGGCTTCTTCTCGCCGGACGAGCCCGACGCCTTCCACCCCCTCGTCGACGAGCTGCTCGGCCGCGACCGTTACCTCGTGATGAGCGATTTCCGTGCGTATGCCGACGCGCAGAAGGTCGTCGAGCGGGCGTTCCTCGACGAGGAGGGCTGGTCGCGCAAGGCCGCCCTCAACATCGCGCGGGTCGGCGGCTTCTCGTCGGACCGCACGGTGCTCGAATACGCGAATGAAATCTGGCGGATCGAGCCCTGCCCCATCCGGCTCGTCCCCGAAGAGCCTGCCGCCGAGTAG
- the clpS gene encoding ATP-dependent Clp protease adapter ClpS, which produces MANDPREREDQEGDLATQKKRKVEKVRRYKVLLHNDNYTTMEFVVLVLVKFFHRTDTEATHIMLSVHHKGSGVAGVYTKDVAETKVTQVQSFARQHGMPLRLSAEPE; this is translated from the coding sequence ATGGCGAACGATCCGCGTGAACGAGAGGACCAGGAAGGCGATCTCGCGACCCAGAAGAAGCGCAAGGTCGAGAAGGTCCGCCGCTACAAGGTCCTCCTCCACAACGACAACTACACGACGATGGAGTTCGTCGTTCTCGTGCTCGTGAAGTTCTTTCACAGGACCGACACGGAAGCGACGCACATCATGCTCAGCGTGCACCACAAGGGCAGCGGAGTCGCGGGCGTCTACACCAAGGATGTCGCCGAGACGAAGGTCACCCAGGTGCAGAGCTTCGCGAGGCAACACGGCATGCCCCTCCGGCTTTCGGCCGAACCCGAGTAG
- the clpA gene encoding ATP-dependent Clp protease ATP-binding subunit ClpA, giving the protein MKISPEVEIAFKLATHEAIRRRHEYVTVEHLLYALTFDEETANVIRKAGGDLPKLKKRLQLFLEEEIEALPEHVDSEPVVSIGFQNVVGRAAVHVQNTNQKELKGANVLVAVFSERESPAVQMLRESDVQRLDVVNFLSHGIAKDGEDDEVGPEDATEGADAAEAEGEGRESRRDPLASFTVNLNKEAESGRIDPLVGRTIELERTIQVLARRRKNNPLLIGDAGVGKTAIAEGLAMKIVKGDVPQAIKGATIYALDMGALIAGTRYRGDFENRLKGVLKALEKQPGAILFIDEIHTIIGAGAASGGTMDASNLLKPALASGRLRCIGATTFQEYRGHLERDSALARRFQRIEINEPSVDETRQILEGLRKHYEEFHKVRFTDAALEAAAKLSDRYLRDRRLPDKAIDLLDEAGAAARLAHGEDYTVDVSDIEIVVAKMAQIPPRQVSTSDRAQLKDLQKELEGVVFGQAEAVSQLASAIKLSRAGLRSPEKPIGSFLFTGPTGVGKTELAKQLAKVMGIEFLRFDMSEYQERHTVSRLIGAPPGYVGFDRGGLLTEAIAKTPHAVLLLDEIEKAHPDIFQVLLQVMDHGTLTDNNGKKSSFRHVVLIMTSNVGARELTQTRLGFGERGNVGDDDRAFKNVFSPEFRNRLDARIMFKPLDPSVMGSIVDKFIREIEALVGDKGVTIQVTDAARDYLAKKGYDPAFGARPLGRVIERELKPRLGDEILFGELEQGGKAVVDLKDDALSFSFLPNEPPADEKKAEPPKETETTAQA; this is encoded by the coding sequence ATGAAGATCAGCCCCGAGGTCGAGATCGCCTTCAAGCTGGCCACGCACGAGGCCATCCGCCGACGGCACGAGTACGTGACCGTCGAGCACCTTCTCTACGCGCTCACGTTCGACGAGGAGACGGCGAACGTGATCCGCAAGGCGGGCGGAGATCTACCGAAGCTGAAGAAACGCCTGCAGCTCTTCCTCGAAGAAGAGATCGAGGCCTTGCCCGAGCACGTCGACTCCGAGCCAGTCGTCTCGATCGGCTTTCAGAACGTCGTGGGCCGCGCGGCCGTGCACGTCCAGAACACGAACCAGAAGGAGCTCAAGGGCGCGAACGTCCTCGTCGCGGTCTTCTCCGAGCGCGAGTCGCCCGCGGTGCAGATGCTCCGTGAGTCCGACGTGCAGCGCCTCGACGTGGTGAACTTCCTGTCGCACGGCATCGCGAAGGACGGCGAGGACGACGAGGTCGGCCCGGAGGACGCGACCGAGGGCGCGGACGCCGCCGAGGCCGAGGGCGAAGGCCGCGAGAGCCGCCGTGATCCGCTCGCCTCGTTCACCGTGAACCTGAACAAGGAAGCGGAGAGCGGGCGTATCGATCCGCTGGTCGGCCGGACGATCGAGCTCGAGCGCACGATCCAGGTCCTCGCGCGGCGCCGCAAGAACAACCCCTTGCTCATCGGCGACGCCGGCGTCGGCAAGACCGCCATCGCCGAGGGCCTCGCCATGAAGATCGTCAAGGGCGACGTCCCGCAGGCGATCAAGGGCGCGACGATCTACGCGCTCGACATGGGCGCGCTCATCGCCGGCACGCGTTACCGCGGCGACTTCGAAAACCGACTGAAGGGCGTGCTCAAGGCCCTCGAAAAGCAGCCTGGCGCGATCCTGTTCATCGACGAGATCCACACGATCATCGGCGCCGGCGCCGCGAGCGGCGGCACGATGGACGCCTCGAACCTGCTCAAGCCCGCGCTCGCGTCCGGCCGCCTGCGTTGCATCGGCGCGACGACCTTCCAGGAGTACCGCGGGCACCTCGAGCGCGACAGCGCCCTCGCGCGTCGCTTCCAGCGCATCGAGATCAACGAGCCCTCGGTCGACGAGACGCGCCAGATCCTCGAAGGCCTGCGCAAGCACTACGAGGAGTTCCACAAGGTCCGCTTCACGGACGCCGCGCTCGAAGCGGCCGCGAAGCTCAGCGACCGCTACCTCCGTGATCGGCGCTTGCCCGACAAGGCGATCGATCTGCTCGACGAGGCCGGCGCCGCGGCGCGCCTCGCCCACGGCGAGGACTACACGGTCGACGTGTCCGACATCGAGATCGTCGTCGCGAAGATGGCGCAGATCCCGCCGCGCCAGGTCTCGACCTCGGATCGCGCGCAGCTCAAGGATCTGCAGAAGGAGCTCGAAGGTGTGGTCTTCGGCCAGGCCGAGGCCGTCTCGCAGCTCGCGAGCGCCATCAAGCTCTCGCGCGCGGGCCTGCGCTCACCGGAGAAGCCGATCGGCTCGTTCCTCTTCACGGGCCCGACGGGCGTCGGCAAGACCGAGCTCGCCAAGCAGCTCGCGAAGGTCATGGGGATCGAGTTCCTCCGCTTCGACATGAGCGAGTACCAGGAGCGGCACACGGTCTCGCGCCTCATCGGCGCGCCCCCCGGCTACGTCGGCTTCGATCGCGGCGGCCTGCTCACCGAGGCGATCGCGAAGACGCCGCACGCCGTGCTCCTGCTCGACGAGATCGAGAAGGCGCACCCGGACATCTTCCAGGTGCTCCTGCAGGTCATGGACCACGGCACACTCACGGACAACAACGGCAAGAAGAGCTCCTTCCGGCACGTCGTGCTCATCATGACGAGCAATGTCGGCGCCCGGGAGCTCACGCAAACGCGCCTCGGCTTCGGCGAGCGCGGCAACGTGGGCGACGACGATCGCGCCTTCAAGAACGTGTTCAGCCCGGAGTTCCGGAACCGTCTCGATGCGCGCATCATGTTCAAGCCGCTCGATCCGAGCGTCATGGGCAGCATCGTCGACAAGTTCATCCGCGAGATCGAGGCGCTCGTGGGCGACAAGGGCGTGACCATCCAGGTCACCGACGCGGCGCGCGATTACCTCGCGAAGAAGGGCTACGATCCGGCCTTCGGCGCGCGCCCGCTCGGTCGTGTCATCGAGCGCGAGCTCAAGCCTCGGCTCGGCGACGAGATCCTCTTCGGCGAGCTCGAGCAAGGCGGAAAGGCCGTGGTCGACCTGAAGGACGACGCGCTCTCGTTCTCGTTCCTCCCGAACGAGCCGCCGGCCGACGAGAAGAAGGCCGAGCCGCCGAAGGAGACCGAAACCACGGCCCAGGCCTGA
- the apaG gene encoding Co2+/Mg2+ efflux protein ApaG, which yields MSTAITNGIRVYVTTVYVPSQSMPSARRYVFAYTVRISNEGSETAQLRTRHWIITDGNGKVEEVRGPGVVGKQPTLRPGEHFEYTSGCVLETPRGTMRGTYQMYPERGGPAFDAEIAQFTLAMPYSLN from the coding sequence GTGTCCACCGCCATCACGAACGGAATCCGCGTCTACGTCACGACCGTGTACGTGCCGTCGCAATCCATGCCGAGCGCGAGGCGTTACGTGTTCGCCTACACGGTGCGCATCTCGAACGAGGGCAGCGAGACCGCGCAGCTCCGCACGCGCCACTGGATCATCACCGACGGAAACGGGAAGGTCGAAGAAGTCCGAGGCCCCGGCGTCGTCGGCAAGCAGCCGACCCTCCGGCCCGGAGAGCACTTCGAGTACACGAGCGGCTGTGTGCTCGAGACGCCGCGCGGCACGATGCGCGGCACCTACCAAATGTACCCCGAGCGCGGCGGGCCCGCGTTCGACGCCGAGATCGCGCAGTTCACGCTCGCGATGCCGTATTCGCTGAACTGA
- a CDS encoding OmpH family outer membrane protein — protein MNPRRSSWLQGLRAPVLAAALVAGVGGFFAAEETAAAQSKIAVIDVRRAMLETEKGLRVQATLKKLFDSRQVELDAKQQKLQAEKEALEKDAQNKKVSQDQLQRRFEALQKQAADLQAIAMEYQREMQRKETELTTPIYQEIIGIVRRIAAQDGFEIILEKTAVPYMRADLEITDRAIQMYNSAQAGGDAGKPPATQPGKPAAPAAPATAPAPAPKKK, from the coding sequence GTGAATCCTCGGCGTTCGTCTTGGCTCCAAGGGTTGCGGGCCCCCGTGCTCGCGGCCGCGCTCGTCGCAGGCGTGGGCGGGTTCTTCGCGGCGGAGGAGACGGCCGCGGCGCAGTCGAAGATCGCCGTCATCGACGTGCGTCGCGCGATGCTGGAGACCGAGAAGGGCTTGCGTGTCCAGGCGACGCTGAAGAAGCTCTTCGACAGCCGGCAGGTCGAGCTCGACGCCAAGCAGCAAAAGCTCCAGGCCGAAAAGGAAGCGCTGGAGAAGGACGCGCAGAACAAGAAGGTGTCCCAGGACCAGCTCCAGCGGCGCTTCGAGGCCTTGCAGAAGCAGGCGGCCGATCTCCAGGCGATCGCGATGGAGTACCAGCGCGAGATGCAGCGCAAGGAGACGGAGCTGACGACGCCGATCTACCAGGAGATCATCGGCATCGTGCGCCGGATCGCGGCCCAGGACGGCTTCGAGATCATCCTGGAGAAGACCGCGGTCCCCTACATGCGCGCCGACCTGGAGATCACGGATCGCGCGATCCAGATGTACAACAGCGCCCAGGCCGGTGGTGACGCAGGCAAACCGCCCGCGACGCAGCCGGGCAAGCCTGCGGCGCCCGCGGCGCCCGCGACGGCCCCCGCGCCCGCGCCGAAGAAGAAGTAA